The Telopea speciosissima isolate NSW1024214 ecotype Mountain lineage chromosome 11, Tspe_v1, whole genome shotgun sequence genome includes the window ttctattttatattttctttcttttgggggaaGGTTTCCTAACTTTCATctaaaaattgatattttatgcAGGTTCCAGTGGATCTTGTTGTTGATCATTCCGTTCAGGTGGATGTAGCAAGATCAGAAAATGCAGTGAAGGCAAATATGGATCTTGAATTCCAGAGGAACAAGGAGAGATTTGCTTTTTTTAAATGGGGATCTACTGCTTTTCATAACATGCTTGTTGTTCCTCCAGGCTCTGGTATCGTGCATCAGGTTAGGGAGTTACTATCATCGGAAATAGCAATGTTACATGACATGGGTTCTACCTTTAGATTTCAGATCTACGGaattccttcctttcttctgtctctaaATATTCCTTCTCTCAATTGATAAGTAGAAtatatgaaattttcaaatgATCTTGTGTTACTCACACTAatgttatcattttttttatttatatactGAGTAAATTACTATTGAAACTCAGGTTAACCTGGAATACCTTGATCGGGTTGTATTCAACACTGATGGCCTGCTGTACGCTGATAGTGTGGTTGGAACTGATTCCCATACAACTATGATCGATGGGTTAGGAGTTGCTGGATGGGGAGTTGGAGGAATTGAAGCAGAGGTAGCAATGCTTGGCCAGGTATGTTTAGAAAATTGTCAATGAAACCTGGTAGTTTGTATTGTCTAAGGAAATGCTTGTACTTATAACAATAGTCATGGGGAAATCCAGGCTTGGCGTATtcatccaaagaaaagaaagcaaatcATTGCATTTGGAAACTTGGATGCATGTGCATACTATGATAGAGGAACTCTTATGGGATACCACATTGTTCCGCCACTTATACTTGCTCTGAACTTGAAATTTGCAGTCAATAGGGAAACTCTGAGAGAGCCATCTAGATTCTTTTATATCTTATCGTA containing:
- the LOC122646216 gene encoding aconitate hydratase 1-like codes for the protein MLFNKLGSDSSKIKPLVPVDLVVDHSVQVDVARSENAVKANMDLEFQRNKERFAFFKWGSTAFHNMLVVPPGSGIVHQVNLEYLDRVVFNTDGLLYADSVVGTDSHTTMIDGLGVAGWGVGGIEAEVAMLGQPMSMVLPGVVGFKLTGKFLDGVTTTDLVLTVTQMLSQVNPRTGPIFPQKLVSPLMAYRTSMGAVTPPGSGPLSAPVQQPQLYASCDVATAMSS